Below is a window of Paraburkholderia kururiensis DNA.
CCACGTTCACGACCCCGGGCGACGTCGACAACAACGACAACAGCTCGCGTACCAACAGCGCCGTCAAGTACACGTCGCCCGTGTACGCCGGCTTCCAGTTCGAAGCGTTCTACGCGTTCGGCGGCGTGGCAGGTTCGACGGGTTCGGGCCAGACGTGGTCGGCTGCAGCAACGTACGCGAACGGTCCGTTCAGCGTGGCTGCCGGCTACATCGTCATGGACAACGCGAGCACGCTGGCTGGCCGTGGCTTCGTTGCCGCAACGGCGACGCCCGCAGGCTGGGGCTCGGGTGTGACGTCGGATGCGACGTTCGATTCGTCGGTGAACAGCGCGTTTGCATCGGCCAAGTCGATCAACATCGCCTCGGTTGCGCTGCAATACGTGGTTGGCCCGTTCACGGCCGGCGCACGTTATAGCAACGCGATGTACAAGCCGGACGGCTATTCGAGCTTCACGGCAACGGAGCGTTACGACGTTGGCGCTGGCTTCGTGAACTACCAGCTCACGCCGGCAGCTCTGGTGGGCCTTGGCTACACCTTCACGCATGGCAAGGGCAACGGTGCGTCGAAGACGTATAACCAGATCTCCCTGGGTGGCGACTACAACCTGTCGAAGCGCACGGACGTGTACCTGGTTGGCGCATACCAGCGTGCCAGCGGCAACGGTGTGACGGCATCCGTCGCCGACTACGGCTACGACTCCAACGCCCGCTCGTCGGAAATCGTCAGCCTGGGTATCCGCCACAAGTTCTAATCGAACTTCGTGCGAAGCTGCGGCGAAACACTGCCGCAGCAAAAAAGCCAGCCTCTTCGGCTGGCTTTTTTCTTTTCTGCGCCCGGTCTGGTTCTACACCGGCAAACGCGTCGTACGTAGCGCGCTAGCGCTGCGCCTTCACCTTGTCCGCCTGCGCAAGCGTCTGCGCCGGCTGCGCGGGCACCTCGCGCGCCTCGCCGGTGGCGGGCAGCACGACGGGCGCACGGCCGCGCTGCTGCAGCGGCACAGCCTCGGGGCTCTCCCACGCCGGGTCCGGAATCTCCGCGAACACCTGGCGCAACTGCTCGCCCCAGGTACGGTGAATCATGTCGAAGTACGCGTTGTCATGGTCGATCGTGACGAAGCGCGTCACGCGCAGCGCGTTCGCTTCGTACACGAGCAGATCGAGCGGCAGCCCCACCGAAAGATTCGAGCGCAACGTGGAATCCATCGAGATCAGCGCGCACTTCGCTGCCTCGTCGAGAGGCGTGGAAGGCGTCAGCACGCGGTCGATGATCGGCTTGCCGTACTTCGATTCGCCAATCTGGAAATACGGATTCACGTCCGACGATTCGATGAAGTTGCCTGCCGCGTAGATCATGAAAAGGCGCGGACGCTGCGCGAAGCTCGTACCCGCATGGACGGCGCCTTCGCCCTCGACGCGCGGCGAGGCGATCTGGCCGCCCAGGATGAAGCTGCAATTGAAGTCGACGCCGAACTCCTGCAGCGAGCGCGCCTCGTGCTGATAGACCTCGCGCACGGCGTCGCCCACCACACGCGCGGCCTCGGTCATGCTGGAAGCCGTCCAGAGCGTAGGACGGCCCGCGGGCGTCGCCTCTTTCAGCACGTGGAGGACTGCCTGCGTCAGCGAGAGATTGCCGGCGCCCATCAGCACGAGCAACCGCTCGCCGGGCTGCTCGAACACCGACATCTTGCGCGCCGTGCTGATGTGATCGACGCCCGCGTTGGTTCGCGTATCCGACAGGAACACGAGTCCCTCATCCACGCACATCGCCACACAGTAAGTCATGAATCTGTCCCGCCCAAAGCCAATAATCACGGCATTGTACCGCCGCACCACCGCGGTCCCGAGGCCTGCCGCAAAGGGACTTTCCCGAAGCCGGGCGACACCGGCCAAGAAAAATCCCCGCGGGCATGCACCCGCGGGGATTGCTTGAAGCATGCCGGCGACGATGCGCCGGCGCAGCCGTCATCAGGCCGCTGCGTCCTTCAGCTTCTTCAGCGCACGTGCCTTCACGCGAACCGAAGCGGGCTTCGCCGGGAACCAGCGCTCCTGGCCCGTGAACGGGTCTTTGCCGAAGCGCTTCTTCTTCGCCGGCACAGCCTGCACGACGATCTTCAGAAGACCCGACAGCGTGAACTCGCCTGCGCCCTTCTTGTGCACGGAACCGAGAATGGTGTCCTCGAGTGCGCCGAGCACGGCCTTCACGGCCTTCACTTCGACTGCGGCACGCTCTGCAATGTGAGCAGCCAGCGAGGCCTTCGTGAAGGTGTCCTTGATCGGCGACGGAACGCCGGACGCCTTCACGGCGACCTTCTTAGCTGCAGCCTGCTTTGCGGGCACTTTCTTCGCGGCAACCTTCTTGGCCGGGGCAGCGGCCTTCTTGGCCACTTTCTTTGCGGAAGTCGGCATGTTTCTCCTACCAGTGTTGGTCAATGAATCATGAAGGCGCCGCGCCATGCGGCCTCTTCAACGGCGGATTCTACAAGCGCTCCGGCGTTTTGCGCGAATCTTTTGTGCGCCACGCGCGCAGTTTGTTGCGCGGCGCAGACTATGGCGCACGTTTTAGCGCCTTTTTTATGGGGTAAACGCGGCACCGCGGCTGCCCCACCCCTTTGCCAAGGCACTTTTCTCGATGCGCGGGCTCGCGTTACGCGCCATTACGCGAACGCGCGAGGCGCGGCATCAGCGCAGCCAGAGCATGGAGTCCGTCGTCGATATGGGCGACGTCCATCGCGCCATAGCCGAACATGAGCCCCTGTTCGGGGCGTGCCTTCACATAAAACGGCGTGAGTCCGTACACGCCGAGCGAAACGTCGGCGGCCGCGCGTATCAGCGCCGCCTCGTGAATGGGCGCGCGCAGCCGTGCCGCGAGATGAATGCCCGCGGTGGTCGGTACGACGGGCGCGAACCACGCCGAAAGCGGTCCGCGCAGATGGGCGAGCAACGCAGCGCGCCGCGCGGCGTACTCCTTGTGCATGCGCCGCAGGTGCCGCGCGAAGTCGCCGTTCAGCATGAACGTGGCGAGCGCGCGCTGGGTGAGCGTGCAGCCGTGCCAGTCCGTCGCCTTGCGCGCCGTGATGAGCGGCTGGGCCAGCGACACCGGCGGCACCACGTACCCCACACGCAGTTCGGGAAAGACGGTTTTCGAAAACGTGCCCACGTAGGCCACGATTCCGCTGCGATCCAGACTTTTGAGCGGCTCCATGGGACGCCCTTCGAAGCGGAATTCGCAGTCGTAGTCGTCCTCGATGATCACGGCGCCGCGTTGCTGCGCCCATTCGAGCAATGCGACGCGCCGCTCGAGGCTCATCGGCATGCCCAGCGGAAACTGGTGCGAAGGCGTGACGTAGACGAGCCGCGCGTTCTTCGGCAACCGCTCGACAATCAATCCTTCGCCGTCGACCGGCACCGGCACGACCTTGGCGCCCGCCGCAAGAAAACAGGCCCGCGCGGGCGGATAGCCGGGGTCTTCTATCGCCGCGACGTCGCCTGTTCTCAGCACGACGCGTGCGATCAGATCGAGCGCATGCTGCGCGCCCTGCGTGACGATCACGTCCTCCCAGTTGCTCGCCACCGCGCGGCTGAACGCGAGATAGCGCGAAATCGCGAGGCGCAACTCCTGCTCGCCCGCCGCATCGCGATAAGCGCCCACGCCGCGGGCCTGCGCGCGCAGCGCCTGGTTCACGCAACGGCGCCACACGTCGAAGGGAAAGCGCGACTTGTCCGTCACACCGCCCATGAAGTCGACGCGCAGGCGGCGCTCGGGATACGGCAGCGGCAGCGTCTTCGACACGGCGTCCCATACGGGCGCCGCCTTCGCGAGCGTTCTCGCCACCGGTCGGTCCTGGCTCGCATGGGTGGCCCCGACCATGCGCATCTGCGCCGAACGCTCGGACGGCAGCCGTTGCAGCCCGGTTGCGACGAACGTGCCCGAACCGGCGCGCGCCGTGAGATAGCCTTCGGCGAGCAGCCGTTCGAATACGTCGAGCGTCGTCTTGCGCGACACGCCAAGCTGCATGGCGAGGTCGCGCGTGGACGGCAAACGCGTGCCGCCCGCCAGCCGCCCCTCGACGATTCCCGAGCGCAACTGCCTGTAGATTTGCCCTGCCAGATCGTGGCGTCCTTCTACGGTGACGTGAATGTCCATCGCAACTCCTCGGCTTCGAGGCAGTTATTCTGGCAGACCGGATTCGCGCCCGACGCGTGAAGCGCATGCCGGCGGCCGGATGCAAAAAAGCCCCGGCGCGCGGGGCTTTTTGCTTATGACGTCGAGTCCCTGTACTACGCGAATCAATCCAGCGCAGCCGGCGCCGCGGCGCGGCGCTCGTCGGCCTGCGCACGCGCACCCTTGGACGACCGATGATGTTCGGACGAAAGCCGTCGCATGAGCGGCAGCAGCACCACGGCAATCGCAACGCCCACGGCGGCGAGCCAGCCCAGTCCCCAGAACAGCTTCGTATAGAGCGGCAACGAGGTCAGCGGATCGAGTTCACCGGACGGCATCTGCGCAAAGTTCGCCACCACGCTGCCCAGATACTGCGAAACGCCGGTCGCGACGAAGTACGCGCCCATCATGAAGCCGCCCATGCGCGCAGGCACGTAGCGCGCGATCATCGCGAGCCCAAGGCCGCTCACGAGCAGTTCGCCCAGCGAGTAGAGACCGTAGCCCCAGACCATGAACCACGACGATACGCGGCCGTCCACGGCGTACCGGCCGCTCACCGCGAAGACGAAGAACCCTGCGGCCACCACCGCGAAGCCCGCCGCGAACTTGCCGGCCACGGGCACGTCGCGGCCGTTGCTGGCGAGCCGCGTGTAGAGCGTGGCGAGCAGCGGCGAGAGGATCATGATCCAGATCGGGTTGAGCGCCTGGAACTGCGCAGCGCTCCACGAAAACAGCGGCACGCCCGCAACCGAGAACAGCGGGTCGACATTGCGCAACGCAAACAGCGTGAGCGAGGTCGACATCTGCTGATAGAAGATGAAGAACAGAATGGACTGCAACGTGAGCACGAGTGCCGCGATCAGCCCCGCACGTTCGGCCCGTTCGCAACGCGCGAGCATCCACGCGAAGATGGCCAGAATCGCCACGCCGGCCGCATAGACACACGCCACGGCAATCGCCTTGTGCTGGAGCACGAACACAGTGGCGAGCCCGAGCGCGATGCCGCCCAGCGTCACTGCCGCGGCACGCCCAAGCTTGAGCGGTTGCGCATCCGGCGCCGAACCCACGTGCGCCACCGTGCGATACATGAGCGCGAAGTTCAGCACGCCGAGCACCATGCCCGCGCAGCACACCGCGAACGCGGCGTGCCAGCCCCAGTGGTCCTTGATCCACGGCGTGGCCAGCATCGACACCGTCGAGCCGACGTTCACCGCCATGTAGTACATCGTGAACGCGCTGTCGATGCGCGCTTCGTCGCCTTCATAGATGCGCCGCACGAGATTGGCCGAGTTCGCCTTGAAGAGCCCGTTGCCCACCACGATCACGCCCAGCGACGCGTACATGTGGTCGAGACTGTCGTTGGGCATGGCGAGCATGAGATACCCCACCGCAAGCACCGCCGCGCCGAAAATCATGGTGCGCCGCGCGCCCAGCACCTTGTCGCCGATCCAGCCGCCGATGGAAGGCGCCGCATAGACGAGCGCCGTAAAGGCGCCCCAGGTGAGGTTGGCGTGCTCGTCGGCGAAACCGAGCTTGTCGACCATGAACAGCACGAGCAGTGCCGCCATGCCGTAGTAGCCGAAACGCTCCCACATCTCGATCAGAAAGACTGTCGAGAACGAGCGCATCTGCGAAACAGGTTGATTCATCGGGTACCTCGTGTGGATGCAATTGCAACGACGCCCGTGGCTCATCGCCCAGGCCGTGCGTGAAGACACTGAGCGGTCGGCGTTACGCCGGAGCGCTCATGTGCGCGTGCGCGTCGAAGAAGACAAAGCGGGGAAAAAAGCGAGGCAGGAAGGAGGCGCGAGGCTGTGCCGGTCAGGTAGCCGGCATTCGTCGTCCGGCGACACGCGCAGGCGTTTCATGCAAGAGAGGGTGCGGTTCATTTTTAGGTCGGCAGGCGAACGCCCGATCAGGGTGTGCCGTTGCGAAGTGCCGGTCGCAGGATCGCTGCGCGCGACAGGGTTGCAAATCAAAGGGTTTTTGCAGGGAAAATGCAGGCGATGCGAAAGGTTATGTCGCACCGCAGGCGCAGCGATTCTGCAGACGATAGACAGTTCGGTCACCCAGGGTTATCCCGGCGCCGGATTGTAGCCCGCGAAATTCAGCCGTGCTCGATGTCAATAAGCGGCACGTCGAGCAGGCGCGCGAGGCCTTTGCCGCCCTCGCGCATCACATGGTCGTGATTCCATTGAAAGAGCGGCTGGGCGAATGGCGCGACGAGGTTCATCCACGTGCGCATGGTGCGCACGTGCCATTCGTAGCGAACCACGGTCACGCCGTCCTGCTCGGTAAAGCGCCAGTGGCCTGCGCCTTCCACGGCGCCGGTGGCATAGCCGTCGAGCGCGACGAGCGGCTCGATGCGCGTCACGCGCATGTCGAACACGAGCCGGTACGGCAGCGCTCCTTTCCACGTATAGCGATGCAACGCGCCGATGCCGCGCGCGTCGCCGGCTTCGATGGCTTCCACGCGCTCCACGCTCTTCCACCATTCGGGCCATCGCGCGCAGTCTTCTATGGCGCTCCACACCGCCTGCAACGGCGCGTGCATGCGCCATGTCGTCGTGAACGCGTACTGGCTGTTGCGCACGGCAGCCTCCGTGGTCGTGTGCCGGTTCTTATTCTGAACCGGCACGAAGCACATGGAGGTCCCGGTCCGTCCTGGCAGAGTCCAGGCGGAATCAGTAACGGTCGATGCGATTGCCGTTGATCTGCACGCGGTCGCCGGGACGCAGATCGCCAGGGTTGCTCACGTCGAACGCACGCGACGAGCCGTCGCTCAGTTGCACCACCACGCGATAGCCCGACGGCGTCGAGTTGCTGTATTGCTGACCGATCTGGTTGCCCGCCACCGCGCCGCCCAGTGCGCCCACTACGGTCGCGACGTCGCGGCCATGGCCGCGCCCGAACTGGTTGCCGATCACGCCGCCCACCAGCGCCCCGGCCACGGTGCCCACCACGCCGCCCGTGCTTGCCGGGCCGCCGTTGGAAACGAGCGGCTGAATAGTGGATACCACGCCGTATTGCGTGCCGTAACCGGCGGCCGGCTGCTGCGGATACGGCTGCGGCGCAGGCTGCTGCGGGTAGCCCTGGGTGTCGTACGGCTGTTGATAGCCCGGCTGTTCATACGGCTGCTGCACGTACCCCGGCTGCGCGTAAGCCGGCTGCGGCTGGGCATATGCGGGCTGCGCCTGGTACCCGCCACCGTACGACGATCCATAAGGCGACGGCCCGGGCACGGCGCATCCGGCAAGCGCAAGTGCCGCGCCGGCCCCGATAACGGTCCCAACAAGAAGCCTGACTGAACGCGTGCTTTTCATGATCTGTACTCGATGTGCTGCCGTAGCCGTGGTGCCCGCGCCCGCGGGCGTAACGGATGATGCGCGGAGTATAGGGAAAGGCGACGCCGATTTTTCGTGGTCCCGAGTAACAGTGTGTAAAGTCTTTTGCGGCCCGTCGCGCAAGCCTCGCGAAGCAGTTCAGGCAGCCTGCCGGAGAGAAAAAGCGTGGGAGGAATAACGCGGCCCGGTCGGGTGTTGTGTGGGCATGCCATCACGACAACGAGGCGCGACGCCATGCACTCACCTTCCCTGTGCCGCAACGTGCGGCTCGCCGTCGTGACAGGCAGCGCGAGTCTCTTTGGCCTCGTCGATGCATGCTTTGGCGAAGACGGCGCCACGTGCGTTCATTTCGCCGACAGCGCAGCGCTCGCGCGCGCTGCTGCCGCATCCAACCAGCCCACCTTCAGCGCGATCCTGATGGATGCGCAAAGCGACGCGGCATCGTCACCGCCCGCCCTCGCGCAACGCAGGGCTCACGAGCGTTCGCGCGTGCCGCTCATCGCGGTAGGCATTCGTGGAGGATTGGACGCCGCCGAGCAGTTGCTCGATGCGGGCGCCGACGAAGTCGTGCTTTCCCCGGTCGATTCGCGCGAACTCGTCTTGCGCGTGCATCTGGCGTTGCGACGCACGCGCGGCGACGAAGGGTTCGCCCATGCAGAGGACCGGCTCGTGGTCGGCGCGTATGGCCTCAACCGGCGCACGTGCACCGTCCACATCGGCATGCAGACTATCGACCTCACGCCGCGCGAGTTCGCCGTGGCGTGGATCCTGTTTTCGCGGTGCGGGGAGTATGTGAGTCGCCGGCAGATGGCCGGCGCGGTGTGGAGCAGTTCGGACGACATCGTGGGACGCACGCTCGAACAGCACATCTACAAGCTGCGCAAAAAGCTGGCGTTGAACGGCACGCATGGCGTCCAGCTGCGTGCCGTCTATGCGCGCGGCTACCGGCTCGACATGGCGGACGCCGCAACGTCCGCCGAAGTCGCGTAGCCGCGCACGTCCGTCAGTTCAGCAGATCAGACGGCGGAACCGGCGTGTGCGAATCCATCCAGTCGTACGTCTCGTTGCTGTTCGCCCATGCCCAGTTGCGCGTACGCACCGGAGCGCGCGTTGCGTCGCCGCTCCGCGTGCGCGTTTCAGCATGCTCGAGGCGCGGTTCGCTATTGTCGTCGTGCACGCGACGCGTAACGTTGGCGCGTTGGAAAGTCGAGTCGTCGAAGCTCATGGCCATCTCCTTGCAATCAGTTTTCGCGGGCGGATTCGCATTCGAGCGATGCGGCCACCAGTTCCGCAAAGCGCTCCAGCGCAGCAACCGAGCCGTGCACGGTGCGATATTCCTCGCGCCCGATGCGCGCATCGAGCACGACCGTCATGCCAGCTTGCCGGGCGAGATCGACGATATCCATCTCATGCTCCACGTCCGCGAATGCGATTGAGTCAGGTTGATCGGTTCAGCGGGGCTACCACTTCTGGTCGCCCGTTGATGCGTAAGGTGGGCCATTTCCCGATCTGCATCAACGGGGCAACGCTGAATTCACAGTTTGCTGTTCCACAACAATGGGCGAACCGCCCGTCTGGCGGGGCTTTCGGCGCCCTGAACAGCGCGTGTGCTGCGCAGTTGCGGCGAGCATCGTGCCTCGTCGTGGTGCCTCGCACGCCTTGCCTCGGTGCACGCACCGCTTCGTGAGCGCGCACGACGGCTTGCAAATGGCGTTCAACGCGCGCGCCGTGCACACGCACACATGCGGGCGCAACGCTTGCCCTGTGCGGCGTGCGCGTGTTCGCGGCGGCCTCCATACCCGCCTCTGGCACAGAACTCGCTAAGTTACCCCGCGAGAGGTGCGAAGCAATTTGCATCATCTTAGGATCGCTAGGGTTCCGGTCGTGACCGCCGCGCAAGCCGCGCACACGATGCCTGGTCCGAGAGCAATCCGGTCTCGTCTCCACCTTCCTGCAAGGCGGCGCCGAGGCTCCACGGAGGGATAAAAGCCCGGGAGGTCGCGATGTCGTTCGTCGCCCTCTCACGCTTTGTCCAATCCGACCCAGGAGCCTCCATGCCGTCCAGCCTCCCAGCCGACGCCGCGCTGCCCGCTACACGGGACACGTCCCTTCCCGCCGTCACGCCGCTGTGGGAAACCGTGATTCCCGCGGGCACGCACTGGTCCGCCGTACTGCGTCGCGGCCTCGCGCTGCGCATCGTGGATATCGAAGGCGGCGCGAATCTCGCTGCCGTGTTCTATCGCCAGGAAGATCCGCTCGAACGCTACAACATGGCCGACACGTTGAAGGCGCAGCACACCGCGCACCTCACGCGCGGCCACGTGCTGTATTCGGACATGGGGCGCGTCATGGCCTCCATCACGGCCGATACGCTCGGCTGGCACGATCCGCTCGGCGGCGTGGGCGACGCTGCGCTCTTCGCGCAGAAGTACGGCACGGCGCGCTATCAGACGCATCGCAACGACATGATCCGCAACGGCCGCGACAGCCTCGTGCTCGAACTCGCGAAATACGGCCTGGGCGAGCGCGACCTCGTCGCGAACGTGAACTTCTTCAGCAAGGTCGCCGTGGGCGACGACGGCGCACTCGACTTCGTGCCGGGCCATTCGCGCGCCGGCAGCACGCTCGATCTGCGCTTCGAGATGAACACGCTCGCAGCGTT
It encodes the following:
- a CDS encoding urea amidolyase associated protein UAAP1 → MPSSLPADAALPATRDTSLPAVTPLWETVIPAGTHWSAVLRRGLALRIVDIEGGANLAAVFYRQEDPLERYNMADTLKAQHTAHLTRGHVLYSDMGRVMASITADTLGWHDPLGGVGDAALFAQKYGTARYQTHRNDMIRNGRDSLVLELAKYGLGERDLVANVNFFSKVAVGDDGALDFVPGHSRAGSTLDLRFEMNTLAAFSTAPHPLDPRTPYEPKPVRVIAYRAYAADASAPADDPCRTACPENGRGFINTDRLFA
- a CDS encoding proteasome-type protease, translated to MTYCVAMCVDEGLVFLSDTRTNAGVDHISTARKMSVFEQPGERLLVLMGAGNLSLTQAVLHVLKEATPAGRPTLWTASSMTEAARVVGDAVREVYQHEARSLQEFGVDFNCSFILGGQIASPRVEGEGAVHAGTSFAQRPRLFMIYAAGNFIESSDVNPYFQIGESKYGKPIIDRVLTPSTPLDEAAKCALISMDSTLRSNLSVGLPLDLLVYEANALRVTRFVTIDHDNAYFDMIHRTWGEQLRQVFAEIPDPAWESPEAVPLQQRGRAPVVLPATGEAREVPAQPAQTLAQADKVKAQR
- a CDS encoding response regulator transcription factor — encoded protein: MHSPSLCRNVRLAVVTGSASLFGLVDACFGEDGATCVHFADSAALARAAAASNQPTFSAILMDAQSDAASSPPALAQRRAHERSRVPLIAVGIRGGLDAAEQLLDAGADEVVLSPVDSRELVLRVHLALRRTRGDEGFAHAEDRLVVGAYGLNRRTCTVHIGMQTIDLTPREFAVAWILFSRCGEYVSRRQMAGAVWSSSDDIVGRTLEQHIYKLRKKLALNGTHGVQLRAVYARGYRLDMADAATSAEVA
- a CDS encoding glycine zipper 2TM domain-containing protein, with translation MKSTRSVRLLVGTVIGAGAALALAGCAVPGPSPYGSSYGGGYQAQPAYAQPQPAYAQPGYVQQPYEQPGYQQPYDTQGYPQQPAPQPYPQQPAAGYGTQYGVVSTIQPLVSNGGPASTGGVVGTVAGALVGGVIGNQFGRGHGRDVATVVGALGGAVAGNQIGQQYSNSTPSGYRVVVQLSDGSSRAFDVSNPGDLRPGDRVQINGNRIDRY
- a CDS encoding PLP-dependent aminotransferase family protein — encoded protein: MDIHVTVEGRHDLAGQIYRQLRSGIVEGRLAGGTRLPSTRDLAMQLGVSRKTTLDVFERLLAEGYLTARAGSGTFVATGLQRLPSERSAQMRMVGATHASQDRPVARTLAKAAPVWDAVSKTLPLPYPERRLRVDFMGGVTDKSRFPFDVWRRCVNQALRAQARGVGAYRDAAGEQELRLAISRYLAFSRAVASNWEDVIVTQGAQHALDLIARVVLRTGDVAAIEDPGYPPARACFLAAGAKVVPVPVDGEGLIVERLPKNARLVYVTPSHQFPLGMPMSLERRVALLEWAQQRGAVIIEDDYDCEFRFEGRPMEPLKSLDRSGIVAYVGTFSKTVFPELRVGYVVPPVSLAQPLITARKATDWHGCTLTQRALATFMLNGDFARHLRRMHKEYAARRAALLAHLRGPLSAWFAPVVPTTAGIHLAARLRAPIHEAALIRAAADVSLGVYGLTPFYVKARPEQGLMFGYGAMDVAHIDDGLHALAALMPRLARSRNGA
- a CDS encoding HU family DNA-binding protein: MPTSAKKVAKKAAAPAKKVAAKKVPAKQAAAKKVAVKASGVPSPIKDTFTKASLAAHIAERAAVEVKAVKAVLGALEDTILGSVHKKGAGEFTLSGLLKIVVQAVPAKKKRFGKDPFTGQERWFPAKPASVRVKARALKKLKDAAA
- a CDS encoding peptide MFS transporter gives rise to the protein MNQPVSQMRSFSTVFLIEMWERFGYYGMAALLVLFMVDKLGFADEHANLTWGAFTALVYAAPSIGGWIGDKVLGARRTMIFGAAVLAVGYLMLAMPNDSLDHMYASLGVIVVGNGLFKANSANLVRRIYEGDEARIDSAFTMYYMAVNVGSTVSMLATPWIKDHWGWHAAFAVCCAGMVLGVLNFALMYRTVAHVGSAPDAQPLKLGRAAAVTLGGIALGLATVFVLQHKAIAVACVYAAGVAILAIFAWMLARCERAERAGLIAALVLTLQSILFFIFYQQMSTSLTLFALRNVDPLFSVAGVPLFSWSAAQFQALNPIWIMILSPLLATLYTRLASNGRDVPVAGKFAAGFAVVAAGFFVFAVSGRYAVDGRVSSWFMVWGYGLYSLGELLVSGLGLAMIARYVPARMGGFMMGAYFVATGVSQYLGSVVANFAQMPSGELDPLTSLPLYTKLFWGLGWLAAVGVAIAVVLLPLMRRLSSEHHRSSKGARAQADERRAAAPAALD
- a CDS encoding porin, producing the protein MKKLTLSTLSLALLGAAGAAHAQSSVTLYGVIDESFQYVHNADSNNNSLYHLIGGNLQGNRWGLKGQEDLGGGLKAIFQLENGFDINTGKLGQGSRMFGRQAYVGLTHDTYGTLTFGRQYDPVVDLVQPLTADNYWGSTFTTPGDVDNNDNSSRTNSAVKYTSPVYAGFQFEAFYAFGGVAGSTGSGQTWSAAATYANGPFSVAAGYIVMDNASTLAGRGFVAATATPAGWGSGVTSDATFDSSVNSAFASAKSINIASVALQYVVGPFTAGARYSNAMYKPDGYSSFTATERYDVGAGFVNYQLTPAALVGLGYTFTHGKGNGASKTYNQISLGGDYNLSKRTDVYLVGAYQRASGNGVTASVADYGYDSNARSSEIVSLGIRHKF
- a CDS encoding SRPBCC family protein, with the translated sequence MRNSQYAFTTTWRMHAPLQAVWSAIEDCARWPEWWKSVERVEAIEAGDARGIGALHRYTWKGALPYRLVFDMRVTRIEPLVALDGYATGAVEGAGHWRFTEQDGVTVVRYEWHVRTMRTWMNLVAPFAQPLFQWNHDHVMREGGKGLARLLDVPLIDIEHG